The following coding sequences are from one Acidisarcina sp. window:
- the iscU gene encoding Fe-S cluster assembly scaffold IscU: MSYSDKVIDHYNNPRNVGQMDKSSSEVGTGLVGAPECGDVMRLQIKVNPETQVIEEAKFKTFGCGSAIASSSLATEWVKGKTVEEALTIKNTDIVKELALPPVKIHCSVLAEDAIRAAIGDWKKKNGVAETADEASAVAAN, encoded by the coding sequence ATGTCATATAGCGATAAGGTGATCGACCACTACAACAATCCGCGCAACGTTGGACAGATGGACAAGAGCAGCAGTGAAGTAGGGACTGGTCTTGTTGGTGCGCCGGAGTGCGGAGATGTTATGCGCCTGCAGATCAAGGTGAATCCTGAGACGCAGGTAATTGAAGAAGCGAAGTTCAAGACCTTTGGCTGTGGCTCCGCTATTGCCTCCTCCTCGCTCGCGACCGAATGGGTCAAGGGCAAGACGGTAGAGGAAGCGCTCACGATCAAGAACACCGATATCGTGAAAGAGCTTGCTCTGCCGCCGGTGAAGATTCACTGTTCGGTGCTCGCGGAAGATGCGATTCGCGCCGCGATTGGCGACTGGAAGAAGAAGAACGGCGTTGCAGAGACCGCAGACGAAGCGAGCGCTGTAGCCGCGAATTGA
- a CDS encoding IscS subfamily cysteine desulfurase has product MSTVASAVEVPAGVHLPIYMDYHATTPMDPRVLEAMMPYFTTKFGNAASRNHSFGWEAEQAVETAREQIAKLIGATAKEIIFTSGATESNNLAIKGIAEMYKERGNHIITQVTEHKAVLDTCKRLEKYGYRVTYLPVKADGLVDLEDLKRAMDDKTILVTIMSANNEIGVVQPIAEIGKLCHERGVLFHTDAVQAVGKIPVDVQKMNIDVLSLSAHKVYGPKGVGALYVRRRNPRVQIAAQMDGGGHERGMRSGTLNVPGIVGLGKACEIAGQEMEAETERLTGLRDKLKTRLESALDYVHVNGSMEHRLPGNLNMSFVYVEGESLLMGINDIAVSSGSACTSATLEPSYVLKALGLGDDVAHSSIRFGLGRFNSEAEVDYVAAKVIDVVQKLRELSPLYEMVKEGIDITKIEWQAH; this is encoded by the coding sequence ATGAGCACAGTAGCAAGCGCAGTTGAAGTTCCGGCAGGTGTGCACCTCCCGATCTATATGGATTACCACGCTACGACCCCGATGGATCCGCGCGTGCTGGAAGCCATGATGCCGTACTTCACCACGAAGTTTGGAAACGCAGCCAGCCGCAACCACTCCTTTGGCTGGGAGGCGGAGCAGGCTGTTGAGACGGCTCGCGAGCAGATTGCGAAGCTGATTGGCGCCACTGCGAAGGAGATCATCTTCACCTCGGGGGCGACGGAGAGCAACAACCTCGCCATCAAGGGCATAGCCGAGATGTACAAGGAGCGCGGCAACCACATCATTACGCAGGTAACAGAACACAAGGCCGTGCTGGACACCTGCAAGCGCCTGGAAAAATATGGCTACCGCGTGACCTATCTGCCGGTGAAGGCGGATGGCCTGGTCGATTTGGAAGACCTGAAGCGGGCCATGGATGACAAGACAATTCTTGTCACCATCATGAGTGCAAATAACGAGATCGGCGTGGTTCAACCAATCGCTGAAATTGGAAAGCTTTGTCACGAGCGGGGCGTTCTCTTCCACACGGATGCGGTGCAGGCAGTGGGCAAGATTCCCGTGGACGTGCAGAAGATGAATATCGACGTCCTGTCGTTGTCGGCGCATAAGGTCTACGGTCCAAAAGGCGTAGGTGCGCTGTATGTGCGCCGCCGTAATCCCCGGGTGCAGATTGCGGCGCAGATGGATGGCGGTGGTCACGAGCGCGGCATGCGTTCCGGCACGCTGAATGTTCCCGGCATCGTAGGCCTGGGCAAGGCGTGCGAAATAGCAGGTCAGGAGATGGAAGCAGAGACAGAGCGGCTGACTGGCCTGCGCGACAAGCTGAAGACCAGGCTTGAGAGCGCGCTGGATTACGTCCACGTCAACGGTTCGATGGAGCATAGGCTTCCGGGCAACCTCAACATGAGTTTTGTTTACGTTGAGGGAGAATCCCTGCTAATGGGGATCAACGATATTGCCGTTTCCAGCGGGTCCGCCTGCACTTCGGCAACGCTCGAGCCCTCCTATGTTTTGAAGGCTCTTGGCCTGGGAGACGATGTAGCTCACAGCTCGATTCGTTTTGGCCTCGGACGGTTTAACAGCGAAGCCGAGGTGGATTACGTTGCAGCCAAGGTGATTGATGTTGTGCAGAAGCTCCGCGAGCTTTCCCCGCTCTACGAGATGGTTAAAGAAGGCATCGACATTACCAAGATCGAGTGGCAGGCGCACTAA
- a CDS encoding iron-sulfur cluster assembly accessory protein, which yields MISVETVVNGGSAAPKQQGLQLTERALNHIRLAMAKEQISPEDGGLRLGIQGGGCSGLSYNIRFDTQPRERDRIYKFQDVRIFIDPKSFIYLHGMILDYEETLMRQGFNFINPNSTKSCGCGSSFSA from the coding sequence ATGATTTCGGTAGAGACCGTTGTAAACGGCGGGAGCGCGGCTCCCAAACAGCAGGGGCTTCAATTGACGGAGAGAGCGTTGAACCACATTCGCCTTGCCATGGCGAAGGAGCAGATCTCGCCGGAGGATGGTGGTCTGCGCCTCGGAATCCAGGGCGGCGGCTGTTCCGGCCTCTCGTACAACATCCGGTTTGATACGCAGCCAAGAGAACGCGACCGCATCTATAAATTTCAGGATGTCCGCATCTTTATTGACCCCAAGTCGTTCATCTATCTCCACGGAATGATTCTCGATTATGAGGAGACATTGATGCGCCAGGGATTCAATTTCATCAATCCGAACTCGACCAAGTCGTGTGGTTGCGGCTCCTCGTTCTCGGCCTGA